The Ruania alba genome window below encodes:
- a CDS encoding winged helix-turn-helix domain-containing protein, producing the protein MARTLTLSQARRIAVAAQLLDRSTPRPHRPTMAHLQRTVDRLGVLQIDSVNVLARAHLLPLQARLGDYDPALLDRATRGTPARPRRLVEYWAHEASYVSPTTYQALRWRMDSPRMRRLDDRLRREHPETMAAVLEIIAADGPLTAAQVHQRLGHGSGPKVHWGWNWTVAKEALEAHFARGRVMAAHRTTQFERAYDLPERVLPPAVLTAPVPDRPTAVRTLVETAARAHGVGTARCLADYFRVPVADAQRAIAELVADGVLEEVSVRGWERPVVLHSAARIPRRTRGRALLAPFDPLVFERRRLLELFGMHYRIGIYTPAAQRTHGYYVLPFLLGDRLVARVDLKTDRERGALLVRTVFAEPGALAETADELVAELREMAAWLGVDQVLLDEGIRGDLAVPVGRVLAAA; encoded by the coding sequence ATGGCCCGCACTCTCACCCTGAGCCAGGCACGCCGTATCGCCGTGGCCGCGCAGTTGCTCGACCGATCCACGCCCCGGCCGCACCGGCCGACCATGGCGCACCTGCAGCGCACCGTCGATCGGCTCGGGGTGCTGCAGATCGACTCGGTGAACGTGCTGGCCCGTGCCCATCTGCTGCCGCTGCAGGCGCGACTTGGCGACTACGATCCTGCCCTGCTGGACCGCGCCACGCGGGGGACACCCGCCCGACCCCGGCGGCTGGTGGAGTACTGGGCGCACGAGGCCTCCTATGTCTCGCCCACGACGTACCAGGCGTTGCGGTGGCGGATGGACTCGCCTCGGATGCGGCGCCTGGACGATCGCCTCCGGCGAGAGCATCCCGAGACCATGGCGGCAGTGCTGGAGATCATCGCCGCCGACGGTCCGCTCACCGCGGCACAGGTGCATCAGCGGCTCGGGCACGGCAGCGGGCCCAAGGTGCACTGGGGTTGGAACTGGACCGTCGCGAAGGAAGCCCTCGAGGCGCACTTCGCACGTGGCCGGGTGATGGCGGCCCACCGGACCACACAGTTCGAACGGGCCTACGACCTACCGGAGCGGGTGCTGCCGCCGGCCGTGCTCACCGCCCCCGTCCCCGATCGCCCGACGGCGGTACGCACCCTGGTCGAGACCGCTGCACGTGCGCACGGGGTCGGGACGGCGCGGTGCCTGGCGGACTACTTCCGCGTGCCGGTGGCCGATGCGCAGCGGGCGATCGCCGAGCTCGTGGCCGACGGCGTGCTCGAGGAGGTGAGCGTGCGTGGGTGGGAGCGTCCGGTGGTGCTGCACAGCGCCGCGAGGATCCCGCGTCGCACCCGCGGCCGGGCGCTACTGGCCCCGTTCGACCCACTCGTCTTCGAGCGGCGGCGGCTCCTTGAACTGTTCGGCATGCACTACCGCATCGGCATCTACACCCCAGCGGCGCAACGCACCCACGGCTACTACGTGCTGCCATTCCTGCTGGGAGACCGGCTCGTGGCCCGGGTGGATCTGAAGACCGATCGTGAGCGTGGTGCGCTGCTGGTGCGGACGGTGTTCGCTGAACCCGGGGCCCTGGCGGAGACGGCCGACGAGCTGGTGGCCGAGCTCAGGGAGATGGCCGCGTGGCTGGGGGTGGACCAGGTGCTGCTGGACGAGGGTATTCGCGGGGATCTCGCAGTGCCGGTGGGGCGTGTGCTCGCGGCAGCCTGA
- a CDS encoding dihydrodipicolinate synthase family protein, giving the protein MIDPAPLTPTTCLAAVLTPTAADGSTDLDVARRYFASVMDDGVDGLAVAVHTGRGDRLDIEARSTLISRAREVSGQVVTAVWSGDDPVWPAEAEGAGATALLIAPGYPDDPGVEAQRLDRIAEASALPLIAFDLYLRPYDDVTREAVLAHPAVRAFKSARMHDAIASQSGIRAAQRHGVPVLTGEDRMFVPSLMWGATGALVGIGAAATAVTVRALSAFRAGDGIVAASRALDSLAEATFRPPFDGYVQRMAWIAAAEGRIPAEFAHDPARPAQLSDDERDGVVRAAARAMRGLPLH; this is encoded by the coding sequence GTGATCGATCCGGCTCCGCTGACGCCAACGACCTGTCTGGCCGCGGTGCTGACGCCGACAGCTGCCGATGGGTCGACCGATCTCGATGTCGCACGGCGGTACTTCGCCAGCGTGATGGACGACGGCGTGGACGGGCTCGCGGTGGCGGTGCACACCGGCCGCGGAGACCGTCTGGATATCGAGGCACGCTCTACCTTGATATCCCGGGCCCGGGAGGTGTCCGGGCAGGTGGTCACGGCGGTGTGGTCGGGTGACGACCCGGTGTGGCCTGCGGAAGCTGAGGGCGCCGGCGCGACGGCACTGCTCATCGCTCCCGGCTATCCGGATGATCCCGGTGTCGAGGCGCAACGCCTCGATCGGATCGCCGAAGCGAGCGCATTGCCGCTGATCGCCTTCGACCTCTACCTGCGCCCGTACGACGACGTGACGCGCGAGGCCGTGCTGGCTCACCCGGCCGTGCGAGCCTTCAAGTCCGCTCGGATGCATGACGCGATTGCCAGTCAGAGCGGGATCCGCGCGGCACAGCGGCACGGTGTGCCAGTGCTCACCGGTGAGGATCGGATGTTCGTCCCGTCCCTGATGTGGGGCGCCACTGGTGCTCTGGTGGGGATCGGGGCCGCGGCCACCGCGGTGACCGTCCGCGCACTCTCGGCCTTCCGCGCGGGGGACGGGATCGTGGCTGCCTCCCGGGCGCTCGACTCCCTCGCTGAGGCGACTTTCAGGCCGCCGTTCGACGGATACGTCCAGCGGATGGCCTGGATCGCTGCCGCTGAAGGGCGTATCCCGGCCGAGTTCGCGCATGACCCTGCGCGTCCGGCCCAGCTCAGCGACGACGAACGCGACGGGGTCGTCCGTGCCGCCGCCCGTGCGATGCGCGGGTTGCCATTGCACTGA
- a CDS encoding PQQ-binding-like beta-propeller repeat protein — translation MRSRPSATIALAASAAMLLGAAIGVPASATIHPPSAVGIEATGSTGDPVTDLGEAVRKTQVLASATGTAPDGVPYGYYVVSGNQNTTAEFAVVDLRTEETVLRTRLPYGASSQRALDVSPVDGTVYFGTSDVGHVYRYVPGADDVEHLAELPTGVRAWGLAVDEDGVPWIGGYPTGALYSLDADSGELTNHGQAIEGEQYINAIAPVGETIYVGTNANAKLAEFDRATGTFTEIAMPAGHSGTNVTALDVRGDLMFVSTTNMYVRNLATGEWVDRITGVSARVSPVSPTDPDAVYLRQGREVKRYDLSTGEITGTGNFPNATPESWGWMDVDGTGPYLTLTYWRDGRTYGWNLATGAGFYLVPDVEGAGAPLISLGTGPLGNIYAGAFLSPPGSGMYDPDGEGITLLNGTSQVEGWGTFDGNVVFGRYPQGSVYLYDPEQPWSYGSNPDTPPLELGNGVSRPQSLIELTAVPDTVAVASVPKPGEHGGAITLWQPYEGTHTVYRNVVQDQTPVGFVQHEGLLFGGTSIEGGYGIDPITDEAVLFAWDPVSTETMWTAAPIPGAETLAGFAIDDDGHLWGVADSRTVFEFDLESQTLLRTVTIDGDAPIDRFGDNDRLLVDHGRLFGSVADRLFVLDQVTSEVTSLYGTDSGRSDGVTQVHELAQDRYGDLYVISEGTRLARYDLPEDVTAPEVTVDARGAAVWLSATDDQDDAPSIDYRVDGGDWQSYDGEDPIVVYPGAELEYRAIDAAWNSSEVARHTFG, via the coding sequence ATGAGATCCCGACCATCTGCCACGATCGCGCTGGCGGCCTCGGCCGCCATGCTGCTGGGGGCCGCCATCGGCGTGCCCGCCTCGGCCACTATCCACCCGCCCTCGGCCGTCGGTATCGAGGCGACCGGGTCTACCGGTGATCCGGTCACCGACCTGGGGGAGGCCGTCCGGAAGACCCAGGTGCTCGCCTCGGCCACGGGAACAGCGCCTGACGGCGTCCCGTACGGCTACTACGTCGTCTCCGGCAATCAGAACACCACGGCGGAGTTCGCCGTCGTGGATCTGCGCACCGAGGAGACCGTGCTGCGCACGCGGTTGCCCTACGGTGCGAGCAGCCAGCGTGCGCTGGACGTCTCTCCGGTCGACGGCACGGTCTACTTCGGCACCTCCGACGTCGGCCACGTCTACCGCTACGTGCCTGGCGCCGATGACGTCGAACACCTGGCCGAGCTGCCCACCGGTGTCCGCGCCTGGGGCCTGGCGGTCGATGAGGACGGTGTCCCGTGGATCGGCGGGTACCCGACCGGTGCGTTGTACTCCCTCGACGCGGACTCGGGCGAGCTCACCAACCATGGGCAGGCGATCGAGGGTGAGCAGTACATCAACGCGATCGCACCTGTGGGCGAGACCATCTACGTGGGGACCAACGCGAACGCCAAGCTGGCCGAGTTTGACCGGGCGACGGGCACGTTCACCGAGATCGCCATGCCGGCCGGCCACAGCGGCACGAACGTGACCGCGCTCGACGTGCGCGGTGATCTGATGTTCGTCAGTACCACCAACATGTACGTGCGGAACCTGGCTACCGGTGAGTGGGTCGACCGGATCACGGGCGTCAGTGCCCGGGTGTCACCGGTCTCGCCCACCGATCCGGACGCCGTCTACCTGCGACAGGGGCGGGAGGTGAAGCGCTATGACCTGAGCACCGGGGAGATCACCGGAACGGGGAACTTCCCCAACGCCACACCCGAGTCCTGGGGGTGGATGGATGTCGACGGAACCGGCCCCTACCTGACGCTCACCTACTGGCGGGACGGCCGCACCTACGGCTGGAACCTGGCCACTGGCGCGGGCTTCTACCTCGTCCCCGACGTCGAAGGCGCCGGTGCGCCGCTGATCAGTCTCGGCACCGGTCCGCTGGGCAACATCTACGCCGGGGCCTTCCTCAGCCCGCCCGGATCGGGGATGTACGACCCGGACGGCGAGGGCATCACGCTGCTGAACGGCACCAGCCAGGTCGAGGGCTGGGGCACGTTCGACGGCAACGTCGTCTTCGGCCGCTACCCGCAGGGCTCGGTCTACCTGTACGACCCGGAGCAGCCCTGGAGCTACGGCAGCAACCCCGACACTCCGCCGCTGGAGCTCGGCAACGGGGTGAGCCGCCCGCAGTCGCTCATCGAGCTGACCGCCGTGCCTGACACCGTGGCTGTGGCCTCGGTGCCGAAGCCCGGCGAGCACGGCGGGGCGATCACCTTGTGGCAGCCCTATGAGGGGACCCACACCGTGTACCGGAACGTGGTCCAGGACCAGACCCCGGTCGGTTTCGTCCAGCACGAGGGTCTGCTGTTCGGTGGCACCTCCATCGAGGGCGGGTACGGCATCGACCCGATCACCGATGAGGCCGTGCTGTTCGCCTGGGACCCGGTCAGCACTGAGACAATGTGGACCGCCGCTCCGATCCCGGGGGCCGAGACCCTCGCCGGCTTCGCCATCGACGATGACGGTCACCTGTGGGGCGTCGCGGACAGTCGCACGGTCTTCGAGTTCGATCTGGAGAGCCAGACGTTGCTGCGTACGGTCACGATCGACGGCGATGCTCCGATCGACCGATTCGGGGACAACGACCGGCTGCTCGTCGACCATGGTCGGCTGTTCGGCTCCGTGGCTGACCGGTTGTTCGTCCTCGACCAGGTGACCAGCGAGGTCACCAGCCTGTACGGGACGGACAGTGGCCGCAGCGACGGCGTCACCCAGGTGCATGAGCTGGCACAGGACCGCTACGGCGACCTGTACGTCATCAGCGAGGGCACCCGGTTGGCGCGCTACGACCTGCCGGAGGACGTGACGGCACCCGAGGTCACGGTCGACGCGCGCGGAGCGGCCGTGTGGTTGTCCGCTACCGACGACCAGGACGACGCACCCAGTATCGACTACCGGGTCGACGGCGGGGACTGGCAGAGCTACGACGGTGAGGATCCGATCGTGGTGTACCCCGGTGCGGAGCTGGAGTACCGCGCCATCGACGCCGCGTGGAACTCCTCCGAGGTGGCCCGCCACACGTTCGGATGA
- a CDS encoding sulfatase, translating into MKRAIMLMFDSLNRHMLPPYDPQTWVQAPNFARLARRATRFEKFYAGSLPCIPARRELHTGRYNFLHRSWGPLEPFDESMPQILRDAGVHSHLVSDHPHYWEDGGATYHTRYTTWDFHRGQEGDPWKAVVQSGPRGAGGHERARVQDRINRTSMPTEVEHVQTRTVDAGLEFLETNHAADEWLLQLELFDPHEPFFTHQQYKDLYPADHDGSASPEAGTDWPDYRKVTESPDQLEHVRREYAALVSMCDRSLGRVLDAMDEYHLWEDTMLIVNTDHGFLLGEHGWWAKTVMPWFEELVHLPFFLWDPRSPEGAQDTTAVAQTIDIAPTLLRYFGMTPPESMQGKDLGLTSAAGDTGAVAGTLAEREGGLFGIHGGHVNVTDGRYVYMRSAATPSNAPLEQFTLMPTHMRERFPVSELAAWEPAEPFSFTQGLRTMRMETPTRWMNPWPHGTLLFDVERDPQQREPLLDDEVELRMLDLLVRLMRENDAPASQFARLGLPVEGPVGVEHLMAGRDAERAAATAQPMPDLAGHPARADLDRPVGELLGEPRTRDTLAAHAPDLAQTELLTVSPGTTLIDLAASGALPAAALTAIADDLAAMATQP; encoded by the coding sequence ATGAAGCGCGCCATCATGCTGATGTTCGACAGCCTGAACCGGCACATGCTGCCGCCCTACGATCCGCAGACGTGGGTGCAGGCACCGAACTTCGCGCGGCTGGCCCGGCGCGCTACCCGGTTCGAGAAGTTCTACGCAGGGTCACTGCCCTGTATCCCTGCTCGGCGTGAGCTGCACACCGGGCGGTACAACTTCCTGCATCGCAGCTGGGGACCGCTGGAGCCGTTCGACGAGTCGATGCCGCAGATCCTCCGAGACGCGGGCGTGCACAGCCACCTCGTCTCCGACCACCCGCACTACTGGGAGGACGGCGGAGCGACCTATCACACCCGCTACACCACCTGGGACTTCCATCGCGGGCAGGAGGGGGACCCGTGGAAGGCAGTCGTGCAGTCCGGACCGCGCGGCGCCGGCGGGCATGAGCGGGCCAGGGTGCAGGACCGGATCAACCGCACCTCCATGCCCACCGAGGTCGAGCACGTGCAGACCAGGACGGTCGACGCGGGCCTGGAGTTCCTCGAGACCAATCACGCGGCGGACGAGTGGCTGCTCCAGCTGGAGCTTTTCGATCCGCACGAGCCCTTCTTCACTCACCAGCAGTACAAGGACCTGTACCCGGCGGACCATGACGGCTCGGCGTCGCCGGAGGCAGGGACCGACTGGCCGGACTACCGGAAGGTCACCGAATCCCCCGACCAGCTCGAGCACGTCCGCCGCGAGTATGCCGCGCTGGTCTCGATGTGCGACCGCTCGCTGGGCCGGGTTCTCGATGCGATGGATGAGTATCACCTCTGGGAGGACACGATGCTCATCGTCAACACCGACCACGGCTTCCTGCTCGGTGAGCACGGATGGTGGGCCAAGACCGTGATGCCCTGGTTCGAGGAGCTCGTGCACCTGCCGTTCTTCCTGTGGGACCCGCGATCTCCCGAGGGTGCGCAGGACACGACGGCGGTGGCTCAGACCATCGACATCGCCCCCACGTTGCTGCGCTACTTCGGGATGACGCCGCCGGAGAGCATGCAGGGCAAAGATCTGGGACTGACCAGTGCAGCTGGAGATACCGGCGCAGTCGCCGGGACGCTCGCCGAACGCGAGGGTGGTCTCTTTGGCATCCACGGCGGGCACGTGAACGTCACCGACGGCAGGTACGTGTATATGCGCTCGGCTGCGACGCCGTCGAACGCCCCGCTGGAGCAGTTCACCCTGATGCCCACCCACATGCGTGAACGATTCCCCGTGAGCGAGCTGGCCGCCTGGGAGCCCGCGGAGCCGTTCTCGTTCACTCAGGGGCTGCGGACGATGCGCATGGAGACGCCGACCCGGTGGATGAACCCGTGGCCGCACGGGACGTTGCTCTTCGACGTGGAGCGCGATCCGCAGCAGCGTGAGCCGCTCCTCGATGACGAGGTGGAGTTGCGCATGCTGGATCTACTGGTGCGGCTGATGCGCGAGAACGATGCACCGGCCAGCCAGTTCGCCCGGTTGGGGTTGCCCGTCGAAGGACCCGTGGGAGTCGAGCACCTCATGGCCGGCCGCGACGCCGAACGCGCCGCTGCCACCGCGCAACCGATGCCCGACCTTGCCGGGCATCCCGCTCGGGCCGACTTGGATCGCCCGGTGGGGGAACTCCTGGGTGAGCCACGGACTCGCGACACGCTTGCCGCACATGCACCCGACCTGGCACAGACCGAGTTGCTGACGGTCTCGCCGGGGACCACCTTGATCGACCTCGCGGCCTCAGGTGCGCTCCCTGCGGCCGCACTGACCGCGATCGCCGACGATCTGGCCGCGATGGCCACTCAGCCGTGA
- a CDS encoding arylsulfatase, with product MAERPNVWFVMTDQQRWDSMGYAGNDVIETPNLDQLASEGSWFEHAYSATPSCIPARASLMTGQDPWHTGILGMGEGQGPAQCLENTLPESLARAGYHTQAVGKLHVHPQRDLIGFHHTVLDESGRREHPQVPTDYDRWLHREVPDAGTDSHGIGWNSLHSRAWHLAERQHPTYWTATESIDFLRRRDPSKPFFLMTSFARPHSPYDPPEPLLNQYLDADLPEPWIGDWAARHAVASWAPDAWRGVRSREQVRRTRAGYYGTITHIDQQIGRIRFNLEREGLLDNTIIVFTSDHGDMQGDHHLWRKTYAYEGSAHIPLFVVLPQAIRERYGIEPGTRSEAPVCLQDVMPTILDACGIEIPESVDGRSVLPVLADPDAPWRDAIHGEHSTCYDASQEMQYLTDGRQKYIWFAQDGAERLFDLVADPHEERDLAADPAYAETLEHWRNRLVEIVDARDCGWTENGRMVPRGDGRPLVSPHYAQRLARHGV from the coding sequence GTGGCCGAACGACCTAATGTCTGGTTCGTCATGACCGACCAGCAGCGATGGGACTCGATGGGGTACGCCGGCAACGACGTCATCGAGACCCCCAATCTCGACCAGCTCGCCTCCGAGGGGAGCTGGTTCGAGCACGCCTACAGCGCGACACCCTCGTGCATCCCGGCACGAGCGAGCCTGATGACCGGGCAGGACCCCTGGCACACGGGGATCCTCGGCATGGGGGAGGGCCAAGGGCCCGCGCAGTGCCTCGAGAACACGCTGCCGGAGTCGCTCGCGCGGGCCGGCTATCACACACAAGCAGTGGGGAAGCTGCACGTGCACCCGCAGCGTGACCTGATCGGCTTCCATCACACCGTGCTGGACGAGTCCGGTCGGCGCGAACATCCGCAGGTCCCGACCGATTACGATCGGTGGCTCCATCGCGAGGTGCCCGATGCGGGCACGGATTCGCATGGGATCGGGTGGAACTCGTTGCACAGCCGGGCGTGGCACCTGGCCGAGCGTCAGCATCCGACGTATTGGACGGCGACCGAGTCGATCGACTTCCTGCGGCGGCGGGACCCGTCGAAACCGTTCTTCCTGATGACCTCCTTCGCCCGGCCGCACTCACCGTACGATCCGCCGGAGCCGCTGCTGAACCAGTACTTGGATGCCGATCTTCCGGAGCCGTGGATCGGGGATTGGGCCGCACGCCATGCCGTCGCCAGCTGGGCGCCGGATGCCTGGCGGGGGGTGCGCAGCCGGGAGCAGGTGCGTCGTACCCGCGCCGGCTACTACGGCACGATCACCCACATCGATCAGCAGATCGGCCGCATCCGGTTCAACCTCGAGCGGGAGGGACTCCTGGACAACACGATCATCGTGTTCACCTCCGACCACGGTGACATGCAGGGCGATCACCACCTGTGGCGCAAGACCTACGCTTATGAGGGCTCGGCCCACATCCCGCTGTTTGTCGTGCTGCCGCAGGCGATCCGGGAGCGGTACGGCATCGAGCCCGGGACCCGGAGCGAGGCCCCCGTCTGCCTCCAGGACGTGATGCCCACCATCCTCGACGCCTGTGGGATCGAGATCCCGGAGAGCGTCGATGGCCGCAGCGTGCTGCCGGTGCTCGCCGATCCGGATGCCCCGTGGCGGGATGCGATCCACGGTGAGCACTCCACCTGCTACGACGCCAGCCAGGAGATGCAGTACCTCACCGACGGCAGGCAGAAGTACATCTGGTTCGCTCAGGACGGTGCCGAGCGGCTGTTCGATCTGGTTGCTGACCCGCACGAGGAGAGGGATCTGGCCGCGGACCCTGCATACGCCGAGACGCTCGAGCACTGGCGCAACCGGCTCGTCGAGATCGTCGACGCACGCGACTGTGGCTGGACCGAGAACGGACGGATGGTCCCGCGAGGTGACGGCCGGCCGTTGGTCTCACCGCACTACGCGCAGCGGCTCGCCCGGCACGGGGTCTGA
- a CDS encoding type II toxin-antitoxin system RelE/ParE family toxin: MTKGFYRLTPAAQRDLSSIWDYTVEHWDVAQAESYLGDLRQAIERVATDPQRGRSCDEIRQGYRRYASGSHLIFYRTQPQGVDVIRVLHQRMDVDRHL, from the coding sequence ATGACCAAGGGCTTCTATCGGCTCACTCCGGCAGCACAGCGTGACCTGTCCTCGATCTGGGACTACACCGTGGAGCACTGGGATGTCGCACAAGCAGAGTCCTACCTTGGCGATCTGCGTCAGGCGATCGAACGGGTTGCCACGGATCCCCAGCGGGGACGATCCTGCGACGAGATCCGTCAGGGCTACCGTCGGTACGCCTCTGGCTCACATCTCATCTTCTACCGAACCCAACCTCAGGGGGTCGACGTCATCCGCGTCCTGCATCAGCGTATGGACGTCGACCGACACCTCTGA
- a CDS encoding type II toxin-antitoxin system ParD family antitoxin, producing MATNTSISLDVHFRDFVAREVATGRYQSASEVIRAGLRLLEDRETQLGALRSALIAGEQSGEPEQFDFDEFMADKARG from the coding sequence ATGGCCACCAACACCTCGATCAGCCTCGATGTTCACTTCCGCGACTTCGTCGCCCGCGAGGTTGCTACAGGGCGCTACCAGTCGGCGAGTGAGGTGATCCGTGCTGGACTCCGACTCTTGGAGGACAGGGAGACCCAGTTGGGGGCACTCCGCTCGGCCCTCATTGCCGGAGAACAAAGCGGCGAGCCGGAGCAGTTTGACTTCGATGAGTTCATGGCCGACAAGGCTCGGGGATGA
- a CDS encoding DUF1961 family protein produces the protein MTETMYRNPLATEADVAGFHAEGPVTLSFPQGRMRVESTVISDDSTQGNFVLWCPEEFGPDVEYSWDFWPIREPGLCIVFFAARGRGGVDLFDASLSPRDGDYPQYHSGDIDTYHLSYFRRRIDPRLHTCNLRKSHGFHLVATAPDPIPPVATAVPPYRIRVRHAGKDVAMFVDDLPVLAWHDDGSTGGPALGRGRFGFRQMSPMIAEYANFEVRSLAA, from the coding sequence ATGACGGAGACGATGTACCGAAACCCGCTGGCGACCGAGGCAGATGTGGCCGGCTTTCACGCCGAGGGTCCGGTGACGCTCAGCTTCCCGCAAGGTCGGATGCGGGTGGAAAGCACGGTGATCAGCGACGACTCCACGCAGGGCAACTTCGTGCTGTGGTGCCCGGAGGAGTTCGGGCCCGATGTGGAGTATTCGTGGGACTTCTGGCCGATCCGCGAACCCGGCCTGTGCATCGTGTTCTTCGCCGCACGCGGGCGAGGGGGTGTCGATCTGTTCGACGCCTCGCTCTCCCCGCGTGATGGCGACTACCCGCAGTACCACTCCGGAGACATCGATACCTATCACCTCTCCTATTTCCGACGGCGGATCGACCCACGTCTGCACACATGCAACCTGCGGAAGAGCCATGGTTTCCACCTGGTCGCCACGGCGCCCGATCCGATCCCGCCGGTCGCCACGGCAGTGCCCCCGTACCGGATCCGGGTCCGGCATGCCGGGAAGGACGTCGCGATGTTCGTCGACGACCTGCCGGTGCTGGCGTGGCACGACGACGGATCGACTGGTGGGCCTGCACTGGGGCGAGGGCGGTTCGGGTTCCGGCAGATGTCCCCGATGATCGCCGAGTACGCGAACTTCGAGGTGCGGAGCCTGGCCGCGTAG
- a CDS encoding carbohydrate ABC transporter permease → MTATLIRNEERTGTPSGLRQRRRSIRPGTILVAALLAIGTLVPFVAVFILALSPEGARTIPYQLPEAWTLDNLIGILSARNFLRWTVNSAIYSIVSVVLVLITAAMAGYAFAKKRFPGREIVFWSFLATLMVPTQATIIPLFVLVARLEGIDTFWGLIVPTLANSQAVFLMRQFIMGLPDELFEAAKIDGAREWTIFWRIVLPLTKPILATLGIFVFLWHWNDFLWPLILAQTDEMRTLTVGLASLNQEAVSQSTLMAAAAVTVIPCLVVFAVLQRYIVNSVAASGIKG, encoded by the coding sequence ATGACCGCCACGCTTATCCGGAACGAGGAGAGGACCGGCACACCCTCCGGGCTTCGCCAGCGTCGGCGGTCGATCCGGCCAGGAACGATCCTGGTGGCAGCACTACTGGCCATCGGCACGCTGGTGCCATTCGTGGCCGTCTTCATCCTGGCACTCAGCCCCGAGGGCGCCCGGACCATCCCTTACCAGCTGCCGGAGGCGTGGACCCTCGACAACCTCATCGGCATCCTGAGCGCACGCAACTTCCTACGCTGGACGGTGAACTCGGCCATCTACTCGATCGTCTCCGTGGTACTGGTGCTGATCACGGCGGCGATGGCCGGGTACGCCTTCGCGAAGAAGCGCTTCCCTGGCCGGGAGATCGTGTTCTGGTCGTTCCTGGCCACCCTGATGGTGCCGACCCAGGCCACCATCATCCCGCTCTTCGTGCTGGTCGCCAGGCTCGAGGGCATCGACACCTTCTGGGGGCTGATCGTGCCGACACTGGCGAACTCCCAGGCGGTGTTCCTGATGCGGCAGTTCATCATGGGCTTGCCCGACGAACTCTTCGAGGCAGCCAAGATCGACGGCGCGCGGGAGTGGACGATCTTCTGGCGCATCGTCCTCCCCCTGACGAAACCGATCCTCGCCACGCTCGGGATCTTCGTGTTCCTGTGGCACTGGAACGACTTCCTCTGGCCACTGATCCTGGCCCAGACCGACGAGATGCGGACGCTGACCGTGGGGCTGGCGAGCCTGAACCAGGAGGCCGTGTCCCAGTCCACGCTGATGGCCGCAGCCGCGGTCACGGTGATTCCGTGCCTGGTCGTGTTCGCCGTCCTGCAACGCTACATCGTCAACAGCGTGGCAGCGAGCGGGATCAAGGGATAA
- a CDS encoding carbohydrate ABC transporter permease codes for MTSTSASAGQRQRRGSTATRNGMWAGILFVLPMLVLFVIFRFVPTLGALGMSLTDYQLSGDYSVVWFDNYTRMLGDEVVLGALTTTLVYAVIYVPLVVVVSMVTALVLNRLVWGTGFFRGALFLPYVTSLVLAGVIWLWIFATDGLVNGTLSAVGIDPYPFLTGNQGQVLSSLAIVSAWRGFGYTMLILLAGLKNIPEDLLESATLDGANATQRFFRITLPLLRPVVFFVLVIETIAAFQVFDTIYVMTGGGPSRASYSLVYALYDQGFKFFDFGYAAAIGVVIFLLVFVISLIQRRFLDRSNT; via the coding sequence ATGACTTCCACCTCCGCATCGGCGGGCCAGCGGCAGCGACGCGGCTCGACCGCCACGCGCAACGGGATGTGGGCGGGCATCCTCTTCGTGCTGCCCATGCTCGTGCTGTTCGTCATCTTCCGGTTCGTGCCCACCCTGGGCGCGCTCGGGATGAGCCTGACGGACTATCAGCTCAGCGGGGACTACTCCGTCGTCTGGTTCGACAACTACACGCGGATGCTCGGCGACGAGGTCGTCCTCGGTGCCCTGACCACCACGTTGGTCTACGCGGTCATCTATGTCCCGCTCGTCGTCGTGGTGTCCATGGTGACGGCGCTGGTGCTGAACCGGCTGGTCTGGGGCACCGGCTTCTTCCGCGGCGCGCTCTTCCTGCCCTACGTGACCTCACTCGTCCTCGCCGGGGTGATCTGGCTGTGGATCTTCGCCACGGACGGACTCGTCAACGGCACGCTCTCCGCCGTCGGGATCGACCCCTACCCCTTCCTGACCGGCAATCAGGGGCAGGTTCTGAGCTCCCTCGCGATCGTCTCGGCGTGGCGCGGATTCGGGTACACGATGTTGATCCTGCTGGCGGGTCTGAAGAACATCCCCGAGGATCTCCTGGAGTCGGCCACCCTGGACGGGGCAAACGCGACCCAGCGGTTCTTCCGGATCACGCTGCCACTGCTGCGGCCTGTGGTGTTCTTCGTGCTGGTGATCGAGACGATCGCTGCCTTCCAGGTCTTCGACACGATCTACGTGATGACCGGCGGCGGCCCCTCTCGCGCGTCCTACTCGCTCGTCTACGCACTGTATGACCAGGGCTTCAAGTTCTTCGACTTCGGGTACGCGGCGGCGATCGGCGTCGTGATCTTCCTGCTCGTGTTCGTCATCTCCCTGATCCAGCGCCGCTTCCTCGATCGGAGCAACACATGA